In Thermospira aquatica, the following proteins share a genomic window:
- a CDS encoding Tex family protein → MEFTKEWIDSLTVDANAIVRRISELLDIPVHQVQATVSLLKEGNTIPFISRYRKEVTGSLNEVQVRDISHQLSYLENLEERKLEVVRNIFSQGKLTEDLFVNIHKCQTLTELEDLYAPYKKKKKTRAMIAMEKGLVPLADYMEQNADVEKEAEKYLNPELGVNTVEEALQGAMDIIAERVSQDMDRRAVVREYVQKTGKFEVKGLKEADVSVYKMYYDYTRSLSDLKPHHVLAINRGEREGELEASIVFDVDTGLEKLYATYTIANTYHRAAIEDGYKRLLVPSVLREIRTQLTQQSENHGIAVFSENLKHLLMQPPIKRTRLLAIDTGIRTGSKCVALDENGKYLGHFVIYQHQAERAEAQLVDAIRQYNVQLIAIGNGTGSHEVQFLVSEMISEYNLPIQFTVVDEDGASVYSASDIAIEEFPDLDLTVRGAISIGRRLQDPLAELVKIEPKALGVGLYQHDVDQKELANKLDETVESVVNQVGVNINTASAALLRYVSGVSSILARNIIEYRNAKGAFKSREELKRVPGFGPKTFEQAAGFLKVPESDEYLDNTWVHPENYPLAREILAYMKSGKELSRDVLAELKKKYNVGDTTIQDIIQELRKPNRDPREDYPQPILQKGVVQFEDLKVGMKVKGKIKNVVDFGAFVDIGIKETALVHLSQLSDQFVHHPSEIVKVGDVREFTIVEIDPLRKRIGLSLKSDPFGTQKVRQREEKPREGRVLEERKGSSSREKKPAPLHPTLGDFFKNVKFDK, encoded by the coding sequence ATGGAGTTTACAAAAGAATGGATTGATTCTCTTACCGTGGATGCGAATGCGATTGTTCGTCGTATCTCAGAACTTCTTGATATTCCTGTCCATCAGGTACAGGCAACGGTCTCTCTTCTCAAAGAGGGAAACACTATCCCTTTTATTTCCCGTTATCGAAAGGAGGTCACGGGCTCTCTCAATGAGGTGCAGGTGAGAGATATCTCTCATCAGCTGAGCTATCTCGAAAACCTCGAGGAGCGGAAGCTTGAGGTGGTGCGAAACATCTTTTCACAGGGAAAACTCACGGAAGATCTTTTTGTCAACATTCACAAATGTCAGACACTCACTGAGCTCGAGGATCTCTACGCTCCTTACAAGAAGAAAAAGAAAACCCGTGCCATGATTGCCATGGAGAAGGGGCTTGTACCTCTTGCGGACTATATGGAGCAAAATGCCGATGTCGAAAAAGAGGCCGAAAAGTATCTTAATCCTGAGCTTGGTGTCAATACAGTGGAAGAGGCTCTTCAGGGAGCGATGGATATCATTGCGGAAAGGGTATCCCAGGATATGGATAGAAGGGCTGTTGTTCGGGAGTATGTCCAGAAGACAGGCAAGTTTGAGGTCAAGGGGTTGAAAGAGGCGGATGTCAGTGTCTACAAAATGTACTACGACTATACCAGGTCTCTTTCTGACCTTAAGCCGCATCATGTTCTGGCCATCAATCGTGGAGAAAGAGAAGGTGAACTCGAGGCATCGATTGTTTTTGATGTGGATACGGGCCTTGAGAAGCTTTATGCTACCTACACGATTGCCAATACCTATCACAGGGCAGCTATTGAAGATGGGTACAAACGTCTTTTGGTGCCATCGGTACTTCGTGAGATTCGAACCCAGCTCACGCAGCAGTCTGAGAACCACGGGATCGCCGTGTTTTCCGAAAACCTCAAACATTTGCTTATGCAGCCGCCTATTAAACGGACAAGATTGCTGGCTATTGATACCGGTATTCGGACAGGGAGTAAGTGTGTTGCTCTCGATGAGAACGGGAAGTATCTTGGCCATTTTGTTATTTATCAGCATCAGGCGGAGAGAGCCGAAGCCCAGCTTGTGGATGCCATTCGACAGTACAATGTACAACTCATTGCCATAGGAAATGGAACAGGTTCCCATGAGGTGCAGTTTTTGGTTTCTGAGATGATCAGTGAATACAATCTTCCTATCCAGTTTACGGTTGTTGATGAGGATGGGGCTTCGGTTTACTCTGCTTCGGATATTGCGATAGAGGAGTTTCCCGATCTCGATCTCACGGTGAGGGGGGCTATTTCCATCGGGCGCCGTCTGCAGGATCCCCTGGCAGAGCTTGTGAAAATCGAACCCAAGGCTCTGGGTGTTGGACTCTACCAGCACGATGTCGATCAGAAAGAGCTTGCGAATAAACTGGATGAAACGGTGGAGTCTGTGGTGAATCAGGTAGGGGTAAATATTAACACCGCGTCAGCCGCTCTTCTCCGGTATGTTTCTGGGGTGAGTTCTATTCTTGCAAGAAATATTATCGAGTATCGTAATGCGAAAGGAGCTTTCAAAAGTCGAGAGGAGCTGAAACGTGTCCCTGGCTTTGGCCCCAAGACGTTTGAACAGGCAGCAGGGTTTCTCAAGGTCCCTGAGTCTGATGAATACCTGGATAATACCTGGGTTCATCCAGAGAACTATCCTCTTGCCAGAGAAATCCTGGCATATATGAAATCAGGCAAGGAACTCTCAAGGGATGTTCTTGCTGAACTCAAGAAAAAATACAATGTAGGTGACACGACTATCCAGGATATCATCCAGGAGCTTCGAAAACCCAACCGTGACCCTCGTGAAGATTATCCGCAGCCTATCTTGCAGAAGGGTGTGGTTCAGTTTGAGGATCTCAAGGTTGGGATGAAGGTGAAGGGCAAGATAAAAAATGTGGTGGATTTTGGGGCGTTTGTGGATATTGGAATTAAAGAGACGGCGCTGGTTCATCTCTCTCAACTCAGTGATCAATTTGTTCATCATCCCTCCGAGATAGTGAAAGTGGGGGATGTGCGAGAGTTTACCATTGTAGAGATTGATCCCCTGCGAAAACGTATAGGGCTTTCTCTGAAAAGTGATCCTTTTGGGACTCAAAAGGTAAGGCAGAGAGAAGAAAAGCCTCGTGAGGGGAGAGTCCTTGAGGAAAGGAAAGGATCTTCTTCTCGAGAGAAAAAGCCTGCGCCACTTCATCCTACGCTGGGAGATTTTTTCAAAAATGTCAAGTTTGACAAGTAA
- a CDS encoding PilZ domain-containing protein: protein MEGNIIEMISQSFREVNRVGSLISFFLGFLISGLFFVWLRSLLKSHRKTVIEIPIAKKIHSPLVVKPKIEPAQYEAIQDIITDFKKIEKTAQAVPAYILERYSEFFLHSMKRLQLNRKNQQEIQNTYPLLVGYHAECEIFKNEKLFLFETEVRERTPEGIVLQYAPNLQFVIEKGDEIIVAYTVDRFHFRGKTRVVQLRSDDMFVIAPLKKIYLSAERRYERLPIGVVSLLRDIRQKDPVQVLLMDLSWEGCRIRGPKLDKKTVYYLTIPLENGNVQLECVISREILRTENDWVYSLAFLYLPYEVREKLMHFLKEKALEIKLATMHPVPGITEKKPQ from the coding sequence ATGGAAGGTAATATCATAGAAATGATTTCCCAGAGCTTTCGCGAAGTAAACCGGGTTGGTTCTTTGATAAGTTTTTTCCTGGGATTTCTTATAAGTGGCCTTTTTTTTGTCTGGCTTCGAAGTCTTCTCAAAAGCCACAGAAAAACCGTGATCGAAATCCCTATTGCTAAAAAAATCCACTCACCCCTTGTTGTCAAACCAAAAATAGAGCCAGCTCAATACGAGGCCATCCAGGATATTATTACCGACTTCAAAAAAATAGAAAAAACCGCCCAGGCTGTACCAGCTTATATTCTGGAACGTTACAGTGAGTTTTTTCTCCACTCCATGAAACGTCTCCAGCTCAATAGAAAAAACCAGCAAGAAATCCAGAATACCTATCCTCTTCTCGTAGGTTACCACGCCGAATGTGAGATTTTTAAAAATGAAAAACTCTTTTTGTTTGAAACCGAGGTTAGAGAACGCACTCCAGAGGGTATTGTACTCCAATACGCGCCCAATCTTCAGTTTGTCATAGAAAAAGGCGATGAAATTATCGTTGCCTACACTGTCGACCGTTTCCATTTTCGTGGGAAAACCCGGGTGGTTCAACTACGAAGCGATGACATGTTTGTCATCGCGCCTCTCAAAAAAATCTACCTTTCAGCAGAAAGACGATACGAACGCCTTCCTATTGGGGTAGTCTCTTTGCTGAGAGATATTCGTCAAAAAGATCCCGTGCAGGTGCTTTTAATGGATTTGAGCTGGGAAGGTTGCCGTATACGTGGCCCAAAACTGGATAAAAAAACGGTGTACTATCTCACCATTCCTCTTGAAAACGGCAATGTTCAGCTTGAGTGTGTCATAAGCCGTGAGATTCTCCGGACAGAAAATGATTGGGTGTATAGTCTTGCCTTTCTCTATCTTCCCTACGAAGTACGAGAAAAACTCATGCACTTTCTTAAAGAAAAGGCACTTGAAATTAAGCTTGCTACCATGCACCCTGTCCCTGGTATTACAGAGAAAAAACCACAATAA
- a CDS encoding heavy metal translocating P-type ATPase, translating to MGRLLALGAKEAHRVRGDSVEDVDVRQLMVDDVVLVKPGEKIPSDGIIVEGESAVDESLVTGESLPVEKHVGDSVIGGTVNRDGVLLVRITRVGETTFLAQVVKLVEEAQASRVPIQKLADKVTAVFVPLVLLLSLVAFGVWFLFPQVMRGFIEGIVVWLPWHFPHGRLEMAMFASLATLVIACPCALGLATPTALMVGMGQAALEGILFRRGETLERLKEGNIFVFDKTGTLTKGSPRVVAFRGESLLADVALTLESVSHHPLAKAISAFFSSRGARTLLAEKIVSVSGRGMKGVIEGQEAFGGSLAFLEAFGVNIPPQLELETFLEQGTMVVGFALGKRFLGYVVLADEVREDASLLIRRLSAEGIRTVLLSGDLLSVVNSLAKEVGVDEAYGRLLPEEKLAMIRRFQKEGKKVVMVGDGINDAPALRQADVGIARGTGTDIALEAGDVVLTGHSLLLILRAREISLATFRTIRRNLFWAFGYNLLALPLALMGVMHPVVAEVAMALSSLSVVGSSLWLRYRLLKRKEKSLFF from the coding sequence GATGTACGGCAGTTAATGGTGGACGATGTGGTGCTTGTGAAACCAGGAGAAAAGATACCTTCGGATGGTATCATTGTTGAGGGGGAGAGTGCTGTTGATGAGTCGCTGGTAACAGGAGAGTCGCTTCCGGTAGAGAAACACGTGGGAGATAGTGTGATTGGTGGGACAGTGAATCGGGATGGGGTGCTTTTGGTGCGTATTACCAGGGTGGGGGAGACAACTTTTCTTGCGCAGGTGGTGAAGCTTGTTGAAGAGGCTCAGGCAAGTCGTGTGCCTATTCAGAAGCTTGCAGATAAGGTTACGGCGGTTTTTGTGCCGTTGGTTCTTCTTCTTTCTCTGGTGGCTTTTGGGGTCTGGTTTTTGTTTCCCCAGGTGATGAGAGGGTTTATCGAGGGTATTGTGGTCTGGCTTCCCTGGCATTTTCCCCATGGGAGACTGGAAATGGCCATGTTTGCTTCACTCGCTACCCTGGTTATTGCCTGTCCCTGTGCTCTGGGTCTGGCGACGCCAACGGCTCTGATGGTGGGGATGGGGCAGGCAGCCCTTGAAGGGATCCTGTTTCGCAGGGGAGAGACTCTGGAAAGATTAAAAGAGGGGAACATTTTTGTTTTTGACAAAACGGGAACCCTTACCAAAGGCAGTCCACGGGTGGTTGCCTTTCGGGGGGAGAGTTTGCTTGCTGATGTGGCACTCACTCTGGAATCTGTCTCTCATCATCCTCTGGCAAAGGCGATCTCGGCGTTTTTCTCCTCTCGGGGGGCTCGTACGCTTTTGGCAGAGAAGATTGTCTCTGTAAGTGGGCGAGGTATGAAGGGTGTGATTGAAGGGCAGGAGGCTTTTGGAGGGAGTTTGGCGTTTTTAGAGGCCTTTGGAGTCAATATTCCTCCTCAGTTAGAGCTTGAGACGTTTCTTGAGCAGGGCACAATGGTGGTGGGATTTGCTCTTGGGAAAAGATTTTTGGGATACGTGGTCCTTGCCGATGAGGTACGGGAGGACGCCTCTCTTCTCATCCGGCGTCTTTCTGCTGAGGGGATCCGAACGGTGCTTCTCTCAGGGGATCTGCTTTCTGTGGTGAATTCGCTTGCAAAAGAGGTTGGCGTGGATGAGGCGTATGGACGACTTTTGCCTGAGGAAAAGCTTGCTATGATCCGCCGTTTTCAAAAGGAGGGGAAGAAAGTGGTGATGGTAGGGGATGGGATCAACGATGCGCCTGCTTTAAGACAGGCTGATGTGGGGATAGCCCGTGGGACGGGAACGGATATCGCTCTCGAGGCAGGGGATGTTGTTCTCACAGGGCATTCGTTACTTCTCATTCTTCGGGCACGAGAGATTTCCCTGGCTACCTTCAGGACGATTCGAAGAAACCTTTTCTGGGCGTTTGGGTATAATTTGCTTGCTCTTCCTCTTGCCCTGATGGGGGTGATGCATCCCGTCGTGGCAGAGGTCGCGATGGCACTGAGTTCTCTTTCGGTGGTGGGGAGTTCGCTGTGGTTGCGGTATAGACTTTTGAAGAGAAAAGAGAAGTCGCTCTTTTTCTGA
- a CDS encoding EAL domain-containing protein — protein sequence MTLGKLRDAIQNSYLVNFYQPIINNHTGNFEKYEALVRIQLPSGEMIPPLSFLTLAKQAKIYSFISRSVVQHALDHFRNLPYQVSINFTPEDLLDKKLKHFLLNSLSNFEHPERIVLEITESESIQNYEEIKENLKPFLALGCQLAIDDFGSGYSNFAHIFALRPHFIKIDGSLIKNLDKDETAYAVVKAICQFARELGAKTVAEYVHNEIIWYKVKELKIDYSQGFFFSPPVPYDKIFGKE from the coding sequence ATCACCCTTGGAAAACTCAGGGATGCAATCCAGAACTCCTACCTTGTAAACTTCTATCAACCCATCATCAACAACCATACAGGAAACTTTGAGAAGTATGAGGCTCTTGTAAGAATCCAACTTCCCTCAGGGGAAATGATCCCTCCTCTCTCTTTTTTAACCCTCGCCAAACAGGCCAAGATCTATTCATTCATCTCTCGGAGTGTTGTTCAACATGCCCTTGATCACTTCCGAAATCTTCCCTATCAGGTTTCCATAAACTTTACCCCAGAAGATCTTTTAGACAAAAAACTCAAACATTTTCTTTTAAATTCCCTCTCCAATTTTGAACATCCCGAGAGAATTGTTCTGGAAATCACCGAATCCGAAAGTATCCAGAATTATGAAGAGATTAAGGAAAATCTTAAACCCTTTCTTGCTCTGGGGTGTCAACTTGCCATTGATGATTTTGGATCAGGCTACTCCAACTTTGCCCATATCTTTGCTTTACGCCCCCACTTCATCAAAATTGACGGTTCGCTTATCAAAAACCTGGACAAAGATGAAACAGCCTACGCTGTCGTGAAGGCAATATGTCAGTTTGCCCGAGAACTTGGTGCCAAGACCGTCGCCGAGTATGTCCACAATGAAATCATCTGGTATAAGGTAAAAGAACTAAAGATAGACTACTCACAAGGTTTCTTTTTTAGTCCTCCCGTGCCGTATGATAAAATCTTTGGCAAGGAGTAG
- a CDS encoding alpha-amylase family protein, translating to MKRFFLLVVLILVGCGPSLTQADLPPDRNEMGYKPERRKIIIYQMMTRLFANTNTNRIFYGSMEENGVSRFNDITDTALKALKDFGVDYIWYTGVIAHATMEDFTRYGIPMDDPDVVKGRAGSPYAIRDYYDVSPLLAHNVPKRLDEFRALVERTHRNGLKVIIDFVPNHVARGYKSLAKPKWVKDLGETDKTNVTFDPNNNFYYLPGTEFQVPKGYDPAGSNVKIAGEDGKFKEIPAKVTGNDVFSASPSLGDWFETVKLNYGVDIKGGRKTYFTPTPNTWGKMRDILLYWASFGVDGFRCDMAEMVPVEFWGWAIPQVKEKYPHVIFIAEIYNPSAYKKYLTQGKFDYLYDKVGLYDSVKPFMKKKPKYDRKGFYYAWLKVKDFSDHMLAFLENHDEERIASKGFAADPWMGVPGMTVVASVYAGPVMIYFGQEVGEPAAGKEGFGGDDGRTTIFDFWGVPEHQKWVNGGKFDGGLLSEDQKKLRAFYQKLLLLVKSHPALAEGRMYDLSFANEAVQKNEKIIPQSEGFSDGILAFARYTDGKIVLVVANFEREARQFFLKLPESLWQAAKLPPSGTYLARDLLGNLPDITFDAAKTTNRFQLKAGVPIQIGPVSAAIYEIQTKQ from the coding sequence ATGAAGCGATTTTTCTTATTGGTGGTCTTGATTCTCGTGGGGTGTGGCCCGTCTCTTACCCAGGCGGATCTCCCTCCGGATAGAAATGAAATGGGCTACAAGCCAGAAAGGCGTAAGATCATCATCTATCAGATGATGACCCGCCTCTTTGCCAACACCAACACCAACCGTATCTTCTATGGCAGTATGGAAGAAAACGGGGTTTCCCGTTTCAATGACATCACTGACACCGCTCTCAAAGCACTGAAGGATTTTGGTGTTGACTACATCTGGTACACCGGTGTCATCGCCCATGCCACGATGGAGGATTTTACCAGATATGGCATCCCCATGGATGATCCTGATGTTGTGAAAGGTCGAGCCGGATCTCCCTACGCCATTCGAGATTACTACGATGTTTCTCCCCTGCTTGCTCACAACGTCCCCAAACGGTTGGATGAATTCCGCGCCCTGGTTGAGCGAACCCACCGAAACGGCCTCAAAGTAATCATCGACTTTGTCCCCAACCATGTGGCCAGAGGATACAAATCCCTTGCTAAACCCAAATGGGTAAAAGACCTCGGGGAAACCGATAAGACCAATGTCACCTTTGATCCCAACAATAATTTCTATTATCTCCCGGGAACAGAATTCCAGGTCCCAAAGGGATACGACCCTGCCGGTAGCAATGTCAAGATTGCCGGCGAAGATGGAAAATTTAAGGAGATCCCCGCCAAGGTCACGGGAAACGATGTTTTTTCCGCATCACCCTCGTTGGGCGACTGGTTTGAAACGGTAAAACTCAACTATGGTGTAGACATCAAAGGCGGACGAAAAACCTACTTTACCCCCACTCCCAACACATGGGGCAAGATGCGGGACATCCTGCTCTATTGGGCTTCTTTTGGCGTCGATGGTTTCCGCTGTGACATGGCAGAAATGGTTCCCGTGGAATTCTGGGGATGGGCTATCCCACAGGTCAAGGAAAAGTATCCTCACGTCATTTTCATAGCAGAGATCTACAACCCCTCGGCCTACAAAAAATATCTCACGCAGGGGAAGTTTGACTATCTCTATGACAAGGTAGGACTCTACGATTCTGTGAAACCCTTCATGAAGAAAAAACCAAAATACGATCGAAAAGGTTTCTACTACGCATGGCTCAAGGTCAAAGACTTCTCCGATCACATGCTTGCCTTCCTCGAAAATCATGATGAGGAGCGTATTGCCTCCAAGGGCTTTGCCGCCGATCCATGGATGGGTGTCCCCGGCATGACCGTTGTGGCAAGTGTCTATGCTGGTCCTGTTATGATCTACTTTGGACAGGAAGTAGGAGAACCTGCCGCTGGCAAAGAAGGATTTGGAGGGGACGATGGCCGAACCACCATTTTTGATTTCTGGGGCGTCCCCGAACACCAGAAATGGGTCAATGGTGGAAAGTTTGACGGAGGACTCCTCTCAGAAGATCAGAAAAAACTCCGCGCTTTTTACCAAAAACTTCTTTTGCTCGTCAAATCTCATCCGGCTCTCGCTGAAGGGAGAATGTATGACCTCAGCTTTGCCAACGAAGCCGTCCAGAAAAACGAGAAAATCATCCCTCAAAGTGAGGGATTCAGCGATGGAATCCTTGCCTTTGCCCGCTACACGGATGGCAAAATAGTGCTTGTCGTGGCAAACTTTGAACGTGAGGCTCGACAGTTCTTCCTCAAGCTGCCCGAGAGTCTCTGGCAGGCAGCAAAACTCCCTCCCTCAGGAACCTATCTGGCCCGAGATTTATTGGGTAATCTTCCTGACATCACCTTTGATGCGGCTAAAACTACGAACCGATTTCAGCTAAAGGCTGGTGTTCCCATACAAATAGGTCCTGTTTCTGCTGCAATCTATGAGATTCAGACAAAACAATAA
- a CDS encoding undecaprenyl-diphosphate phosphatase has translation MIEIAKAILLGVVEGVTEFLPISSTGHLILVDQVVKLAGSREFVSSFEVVIQLGAILAVVVLYFGELWPFGREGIRKNVLSLWGLVLLGTLPAFALGFLLDDWIDAHFFTPLVVSITLVGYGVILLVVERWGKERFSHGKTLENLNWREALGVGVFQCLALVPGTSRSLATILGGLLLGLSRESAARFSFFLAIPVMVGASGLKLVKHAGGFGTQEMVVLGVGFLVSFVVAWLAIRFLMAYIQKHDFKLFGYYRILLGMIVLIVLGMQ, from the coding sequence ATGATAGAAATTGCAAAAGCGATCCTTTTGGGCGTTGTAGAGGGAGTGACGGAGTTTCTTCCTATCAGTAGTACAGGGCACCTGATTCTCGTCGATCAGGTGGTAAAGCTTGCCGGGTCTCGTGAGTTTGTTTCTTCGTTTGAGGTGGTGATTCAACTGGGAGCTATTCTTGCGGTTGTGGTTTTGTATTTTGGGGAGCTTTGGCCCTTTGGGAGAGAGGGTATTCGCAAAAATGTGTTGAGTCTATGGGGGCTTGTGTTGCTTGGTACGTTGCCGGCATTTGCTCTGGGGTTTTTGCTTGATGATTGGATCGATGCACATTTTTTTACTCCCCTGGTGGTGAGTATTACCCTCGTTGGGTATGGGGTGATACTTCTTGTTGTGGAGAGATGGGGGAAAGAGCGTTTTTCCCACGGGAAAACGCTTGAAAATCTCAATTGGCGGGAGGCTTTGGGAGTGGGAGTTTTCCAGTGTCTGGCACTTGTGCCGGGAACGTCACGGTCTCTTGCGACCATTCTGGGTGGGCTTCTGCTTGGGCTTTCCCGTGAGAGTGCGGCGAGGTTTTCGTTTTTTCTTGCTATTCCGGTGATGGTGGGGGCTTCGGGACTCAAGCTCGTGAAGCATGCCGGTGGTTTTGGGACTCAGGAGATGGTGGTTCTTGGGGTGGGATTTTTGGTATCGTTTGTGGTAGCCTGGCTTGCTATACGGTTTTTGATGGCATATATTCAGAAACATGATTTTAAGCTTTTTGGATACTATAGGATTTTATTGGGGATGATAGTGTTGATAGTGTTGGGGATGCAGTAA
- a CDS encoding uracil-DNA glycosylase family protein, translated as MAIIVHRYLEEAWKEGKERLFWIVGSFPSVLVKEKFERLNREKDVNYFYGGGGNRFWPTLASLAWKKGLLSTPTLPEGWDNPQAVSARKDLLRLLGLGITDLYLEVETEGKASDTAIHPLRENPHLSSLLTREGCVLFATSERVLRELSRLLKKHGRPSAVELVLLPSPSPLSRRAGYNDEKLLAIYEKILTTFLTSLQA; from the coding sequence ATGGCTATTATCGTTCATCGCTACCTCGAAGAAGCGTGGAAAGAAGGAAAAGAACGACTCTTCTGGATAGTGGGAAGCTTTCCCTCGGTGCTTGTCAAAGAAAAGTTTGAAAGACTCAACCGAGAAAAAGATGTAAATTACTTCTATGGGGGTGGAGGAAACCGATTCTGGCCCACTCTTGCCTCACTTGCATGGAAAAAAGGACTTCTTTCTACTCCAACCTTACCCGAGGGGTGGGATAACCCACAGGCTGTAAGTGCCCGAAAAGACCTGCTTCGTCTTCTTGGGTTGGGCATCACCGATCTTTACCTCGAAGTAGAAACGGAGGGGAAAGCCTCCGATACAGCCATCCATCCCTTGCGAGAAAATCCCCACCTCTCATCCCTTCTCACACGAGAAGGGTGTGTCCTCTTTGCCACAAGCGAAAGGGTTTTGAGAGAACTCTCTCGTCTTCTTAAGAAACATGGTCGTCCTTCCGCTGTAGAACTTGTGCTTCTTCCCTCTCCCAGCCCTCTCTCCAGACGCGCCGGCTATAACGACGAGAAGCTTCTTGCCATCTACGAAAAGATCCTCACCACCTTTCTCACCTCTCTCCAAGCCTAA
- a CDS encoding GGDEF domain-containing protein, with protein MKLKNEIFLTTALIITISLFLVLVTLNAFFVYVTHEEMKKYASQTSSIILEDLQKCLDKPLARYDEKGNLISSENIGIEKSLILSFFHSTSSGGFFWVEKQPYIWLRQSNVVSLFFPFTLTHIKQYTNWIVLLVSFPRGQILPLHNPQKRQDDILKFLTTHQEKLLSEGDVPPVLQKDFLWQARVITPGLILVSGLRQKLFSNLLKHLFYIGGTGLLVSLVLFWFLFRSQIGSFFRTWEAFLEGVQHFEQEDYHYRIPLSKNTSQELQQTIVAFNNLAETLEASYYANDKLFQQLRYSYYHDKLTGLPNGNQFLEDFFSFESPNLFLFDIENFSEWNMYFGSAVGDRVLEQTAKRLANLSIYPKTSLYKLWADRFLLVIDQPMERRELEIIATYFLENLSSISYEIEGQQIYLTFIAGILGANLLAPGIEGNAVLTAMAGLLKKAKGMKTTFFIAEDIQTLSLSKIKKTSSPLENSGMQSRTPTL; from the coding sequence ATGAAGCTAAAAAATGAGATATTTCTCACTACCGCGCTGATTATTACGATCAGTCTTTTTCTGGTTCTCGTAACCTTAAATGCATTTTTTGTCTATGTTACCCACGAGGAAATGAAAAAATATGCTTCTCAAACATCGTCTATCATCCTTGAAGATCTCCAGAAATGCCTTGACAAACCACTTGCGCGCTATGACGAAAAAGGAAATCTCATAAGCAGCGAGAATATCGGCATAGAAAAATCCCTTATCCTTTCGTTTTTTCATTCCACTTCTTCTGGAGGTTTTTTCTGGGTAGAAAAACAACCCTACATCTGGCTCCGTCAGTCCAATGTTGTATCGTTGTTTTTCCCTTTTACACTCACCCACATCAAACAGTACACCAACTGGATTGTTCTTCTTGTTTCTTTTCCGCGAGGGCAAATCCTCCCACTACACAACCCCCAAAAAAGACAAGACGATATTCTCAAGTTTCTTACCACCCATCAAGAAAAACTCCTCTCAGAGGGAGATGTGCCACCAGTATTGCAAAAAGACTTTCTCTGGCAGGCGAGGGTTATTACACCAGGATTGATACTGGTAAGTGGGTTGCGTCAGAAATTATTCTCTAACCTTCTCAAACATTTATTCTACATCGGAGGAACGGGACTTTTGGTATCGCTGGTTCTCTTCTGGTTTCTTTTTCGTTCACAAATTGGATCTTTTTTCCGCACGTGGGAAGCATTTCTTGAAGGTGTCCAACACTTTGAACAGGAAGACTACCATTACCGTATCCCCCTTTCCAAAAACACCTCTCAGGAACTTCAGCAAACCATTGTAGCCTTCAACAATCTCGCCGAAACCCTTGAGGCAAGTTACTACGCCAATGATAAACTCTTCCAGCAACTCAGGTACAGCTACTACCATGACAAACTCACAGGTCTCCCCAACGGCAACCAATTCCTCGAAGACTTTTTTTCTTTTGAATCTCCAAACCTCTTTCTCTTCGATATCGAAAACTTTAGCGAGTGGAACATGTATTTCGGGAGCGCTGTAGGGGATCGCGTCCTCGAGCAAACAGCCAAACGCCTCGCCAACCTCTCCATTTATCCCAAGACATCCCTCTACAAACTCTGGGCGGATCGTTTCCTTTTGGTTATTGATCAGCCAATGGAGAGACGAGAACTTGAAATCATTGCCACTTACTTTCTTGAAAATCTTTCCAGTATCTCTTACGAGATCGAGGGACAACAGATCTATCTCACCTTTATCGCCGGTATTCTGGGAGCCAATCTGCTCGCCCCAGGTATAGAGGGCAATGCCGTTCTCACTGCCATGGCGGGCCTGCTCAAAAAAGCAAAGGGCATGAAAACCACTTTTTTTATAGCAGAGGATATCCAGACACTCTCTCTCTCCAAAATAAAGAAAACCTCATCACCCTTGGAAAACTCAGGGATGCAATCCAGAACTCCTACCTTGTAA